In Anseongella ginsenosidimutans, one genomic interval encodes:
- the rsmI gene encoding 16S rRNA (cytidine(1402)-2'-O)-methyltransferase produces the protein MNGKLYLIPTPIGNLEDITYRAVRILKEADTLLAEDTRHAARLLKHLGIDRKTHAHHQHNEHKALKGVIHLLQEGQQVALVSDAGTPGISDPGFLLVRECIREGIAVETLPGATAFVPALVNSGLPCDKFCFEGFLPVKKGRQTRLQALSGENRTMAFYESPHRLLKTLDEFIAVFGAVRQASVSRELTKVFEETVRGSLEELKTYFENNALKGEFVICVAGERYEEK, from the coding sequence ATGAATGGTAAACTTTATCTGATCCCCACGCCCATCGGCAACCTGGAAGATATTACTTACCGGGCGGTGCGCATCCTGAAAGAAGCCGATACCCTGCTGGCGGAGGATACCCGCCACGCGGCCCGCTTGCTGAAACACCTGGGTATTGACCGGAAAACGCATGCCCATCATCAGCACAATGAACATAAGGCCTTAAAGGGCGTCATTCATCTCCTGCAGGAAGGCCAGCAGGTGGCCCTGGTAAGCGACGCGGGTACGCCGGGAATATCGGATCCGGGTTTTCTTTTGGTCAGGGAATGTATACGGGAGGGGATTGCCGTGGAAACCCTGCCCGGGGCTACTGCCTTTGTTCCGGCGCTTGTGAATTCAGGGCTTCCCTGCGACAAATTTTGCTTCGAGGGTTTTCTGCCCGTAAAAAAAGGCCGGCAGACACGGCTGCAGGCCCTTTCGGGCGAAAACCGGACAATGGCCTTTTACGAATCTCCCCATCGCCTGCTGAAAACGCTGGATGAATTTATCGCTGTTTTCGGCGCCGTCCGCCAGGCTTCCGTATCCAGGGAACTGACCAAGGTATTCGAGGAAACCGTCCGGGGGAGCCTGGAAGAACTAAAAACCTATTTTGAGAACAATGCGTTAAAAGGAGAATTTGTAATTTGCGTGGCAGGAGAAAGATATGAGGAAAAATAA
- the serS gene encoding serine--tRNA ligase gives MLQISYIREQKETVKERLILKNFKEPELVDEVIRLDELRRRTQSQLDNVQAQANNMAKSIGELVKTGQRDEMEKARHTSVLLKEDARQLAEELAEYEQKLEDALVQLPNLPHDSVPRGNTAEDNEVMLSQGSKPSLPAGALPHWELAAKYDIIDFELGTKITGAGFPVYKGNGAKLQRALINFFLDEAGKAGYREVQPPVLVNEQSGFGTGQLPDKEGQMYHITGDNLYLVPTAEVPITNFYRDTILSEEELPAKNTAYTPCFRREAGSYGAHVRGLNRLHQFDKVEIVQVVHPDNSYKVLESMCVYVQSLLEKLELPYRVLKLCGGDLGFASALTYDLEVFSAAQDRWLEVSSVSNFETFQANRLKLRFRPRDGGKPQLVHTLNGSALALPRIVAALLENNQTPEGIRMPAALVPYTGFEVLR, from the coding sequence ATGCTGCAGATCAGCTATATACGCGAGCAGAAAGAGACCGTAAAAGAACGGCTAATTTTGAAGAATTTCAAGGAACCGGAACTTGTTGATGAAGTGATAAGGCTGGATGAGCTTCGCCGGCGCACCCAGAGCCAGCTGGATAATGTGCAGGCACAGGCCAATAATATGGCAAAAAGCATCGGGGAGCTGGTCAAGACAGGACAGCGGGACGAAATGGAAAAGGCGCGGCACACCTCTGTTTTATTAAAGGAAGATGCCAGGCAGCTGGCGGAAGAACTGGCCGAATACGAGCAGAAACTTGAAGATGCCCTGGTACAGCTTCCCAATTTACCCCATGATTCGGTTCCCCGCGGAAACACGGCAGAAGACAACGAGGTCATGCTCAGCCAGGGAAGTAAGCCATCCCTTCCCGCCGGCGCCCTGCCCCATTGGGAGCTGGCAGCCAAATACGACATCATTGATTTTGAACTCGGCACCAAGATAACCGGCGCAGGTTTTCCTGTTTATAAAGGAAACGGGGCGAAATTGCAGCGCGCACTTATCAATTTTTTCCTGGATGAAGCCGGAAAGGCCGGCTACCGCGAAGTACAGCCGCCCGTACTGGTGAATGAACAGTCCGGCTTCGGAACCGGCCAGCTTCCGGACAAAGAAGGACAGATGTACCATATAACAGGCGACAATCTTTACCTGGTCCCCACGGCGGAAGTACCTATTACGAACTTTTACCGGGATACGATCCTCTCCGAAGAAGAACTTCCGGCAAAGAACACGGCATATACCCCCTGTTTTCGCCGCGAGGCCGGATCTTACGGCGCCCATGTCCGCGGCCTGAACCGGCTCCATCAGTTTGACAAGGTGGAAATCGTTCAGGTGGTCCATCCGGATAACTCCTATAAAGTACTGGAATCCATGTGCGTGTACGTGCAGTCGCTGCTGGAAAAACTGGAACTTCCTTACCGGGTCTTAAAACTTTGCGGGGGTGACCTAGGCTTTGCCTCCGCTCTCACCTACGACCTGGAAGTGTTCAGCGCCGCCCAGGACCGCTGGCTGGAAGTAAGTTCCGTATCCAATTTCGAAACCTTCCAGGCAAACCGCCTCAAATTAAGATTCCGCCCCCGCGACGGAGGCAAACCTCAGCTGGTACATACGCTTAACGGCAGCGCGCTGGCCTTGCCGCGGATCGTTGCCGCCCTCCTGGAAAACAACCAAACCCCGGAAGGGATCCGTATGCCGGCCGCACTTGTCCCTTATACGGGCTTCGAAGTTCTCCGTTAG
- a CDS encoding SIMPL domain-containing protein, which yields MKTLLITAATAAFAAFSTASTAQQAPGPALVTVGGEHIIKVAPDEAEVSFMVSSKLKEAPEVQKANDAVVAKVLAYLAKQGIAKSDIRTTRVSLNPYTEYVSDKERKQLYMAQQAVTFRLEDLDKLSGILSGLVDLGVNNIENVEFKASNMKELQAEARAKAVVDAKAKAETLAEPLGQKVGKAYQITDQTSDNDQPRPMMYRMEAKAADSAASIAPGEISIKAQVIVQFYLQ from the coding sequence ATGAAAACTTTACTTATTACAGCAGCAACAGCAGCATTCGCTGCATTTTCTACCGCATCAACGGCGCAGCAGGCGCCCGGACCAGCATTGGTAACAGTCGGAGGAGAACACATTATTAAAGTGGCGCCGGATGAAGCCGAAGTGAGCTTTATGGTATCCAGCAAACTGAAGGAAGCCCCGGAAGTACAAAAGGCAAACGACGCGGTTGTGGCAAAGGTGCTTGCTTACCTGGCAAAGCAGGGGATAGCGAAAAGCGATATCCGTACTACCCGCGTGAGCCTGAACCCTTATACGGAATACGTAAGCGATAAAGAGCGGAAACAATTATACATGGCACAGCAAGCGGTGACCTTCCGCCTCGAAGACCTGGATAAGCTGTCGGGCATACTTTCCGGCCTGGTGGACCTGGGTGTGAATAATATCGAGAACGTGGAATTCAAAGCCTCCAATATGAAAGAATTGCAGGCGGAGGCGAGAGCCAAGGCGGTTGTAGATGCAAAGGCAAAGGCCGAAACGCTCGCCGAACCTCTCGGCCAGAAAGTAGGAAAAGCCTACCAGATCACCGATCAGACGTCCGATAATGATCAGCCCCGCCCCATGATGTACCGCATGGAAGCAAAAGCCGCTGACTCAGCCGCAAGCATCGCGCCCGGCGAGATCTCCATCAAAGCGCAGGTGATCGTCCAGTTCTATCTCCAATAA
- a CDS encoding DUF4112 domain-containing protein codes for MTISRAERDLQFAERLAKLLDTSVRLPGTRFRFGLDPLIGLFPFVGDIITLVMSLLLVAIALRNGAGGKLVVMMIGNILVDTLGGSIPLIGAIFDFFYKSNTKNLELLREHILEKKHTGSGKGLVLGALILLLGLFIALVYLIGIIISGFFHAFPEVYNWLVELFS; via the coding sequence ATGACCATATCCAGGGCAGAACGGGACCTGCAATTCGCCGAGCGGCTGGCAAAGCTGCTGGATACATCCGTCCGCTTGCCAGGAACCCGTTTTCGTTTCGGCCTTGATCCCCTTATCGGGCTTTTTCCCTTCGTAGGCGATATCATTACGCTGGTCATGTCTCTGCTACTTGTTGCCATCGCCCTTCGCAACGGAGCAGGCGGGAAATTGGTGGTAATGATGATCGGGAACATCCTGGTAGATACCCTTGGGGGAAGCATTCCCCTGATCGGGGCGATTTTTGACTTCTTTTATAAATCAAATACCAAAAACCTGGAACTTTTGCGGGAGCATATCCTGGAGAAAAAACATACCGGAAGCGGGAAAGGCCTTGTTTTAGGGGCCCTGATCTTGCTGCTGGGCCTGTTCATTGCCCTGGTGTACCTGATTGGCATCATTATTTCCGGGTTTTTCCATGCATTTCCGGAAGTCTATAACTGGCTTGTGGAATTGTTCAGCTGA
- a CDS encoding lipoprotein signal peptidase, with product MKRSVKAILLIVIVLVIDQVSKTWIKTNMQLGEEFRVLGDFFLIHFTENNGMAFGLEFSGEYGKLFLTVFRLVAVGVLGYGLHYAIRNRYHRGFIYCISLILAGAMGNIIDSVFYGVIYDYAPLLHGRVVDMFYFPIIRGYYPDWFPFWGGESFIFFRPVFNVADSAISVGVILILIFQNKFFASERKHSGKEDLQSEVIEV from the coding sequence ATGAAAAGAAGCGTAAAAGCCATACTGCTGATCGTTATTGTGCTGGTGATCGACCAGGTTAGTAAAACCTGGATAAAGACCAATATGCAGCTCGGAGAAGAGTTCCGGGTGTTAGGGGACTTTTTTCTTATTCATTTCACCGAGAATAACGGGATGGCTTTTGGCCTGGAGTTCAGCGGGGAATACGGAAAGCTTTTCCTGACCGTATTCCGGCTGGTGGCAGTAGGCGTGCTGGGATACGGATTGCATTACGCCATCAGGAACCGCTATCACCGGGGTTTTATTTACTGTATCAGCCTTATCCTGGCCGGGGCGATGGGAAACATTATTGACAGTGTTTTCTACGGCGTGATTTACGATTATGCACCGCTGCTGCATGGCAGAGTCGTGGATATGTTCTATTTTCCGATCATACGCGGCTATTACCCGGACTGGTTTCCTTTCTGGGGCGGAGAATCCTTTATCTTTTTCCGGCCGGTCTTCAATGTGGCCGATTCTGCGATCAGCGTAGGCGTTATCCTTATTCTGATATTCCAAAATAAGTTTTTTGCGTCCGAGAGGAAACACTCCGGGAAGGAGGATCTTCAGTCGGAAGTGATCGAAGTGTGA
- a CDS encoding TraR/DksA family transcriptional regulator has protein sequence MSKTNGVNGEEQKTRYSDAELQEFKELILDKLANAKHELQLLTATLSNPNDNGTDDTAGTYKTLEDGSATLEKEQVNQLAVRQRKFIANLEAALVRIENKTYGVCRETGKLIPKERLRAVPHTTLSMEAKLKQQS, from the coding sequence ATGAGTAAAACAAACGGAGTAAACGGAGAGGAACAAAAGACGAGGTACTCAGACGCTGAACTGCAAGAGTTTAAGGAGCTTATTCTTGACAAACTGGCTAATGCAAAGCATGAGCTTCAACTGCTGACCGCTACCCTAAGCAACCCCAATGACAATGGCACGGACGACACCGCCGGAACGTATAAAACCCTGGAGGATGGTTCTGCTACCCTGGAAAAAGAACAGGTGAACCAACTGGCGGTCCGGCAGCGTAAATTCATTGCCAACCTGGAGGCCGCGCTGGTTCGAATTGAAAACAAGACGTATGGCGTTTGCAGGGAAACCGGCAAGCTGATCCCCAAGGAGCGATTGCGCGCTGTACCCCATACGACACTTAGTATGGAAGCCAAGCTGAAGCAGCAGAGCTAA
- the ileS gene encoding isoleucine--tRNA ligase has protein sequence MPYKEYRLLDLPGVGKEVLAYWEKNGIFEQSIRSRPEDKSFTFYEGPPSANGIPGIHHVMARAIKDIFCRYKTLRGFRVERKGGWDTHGLPIELAVEKALGITKEDIGVKLSVEEYNQACRKEVMKYTDVWNDLTRKMGYWVDLDNPYITYENKYIETLWYLLKELHRKNYLYKGYTVQPYSPAAGTGLSSHELNQPGTYKMVKDTTVVAQFKLKYEDISSWLFESAEEPVYFLAWTTTPWTLPSNCALAVGRKIGYVKVKTVNPYTNLPVSVILARDLLGSFFRKEDEGVPEEYRPGDKHIPWQQAAGFSGEQLLGIHYEQLLPYVSSPELEEHAFRVIPGDFVTTEDGTGIVHTASVFGADDFRVCRENGVPSVMVRDENGKEAPLVTRQGKFVKEVVDFAGMYVREEFYTAEERHAPGFKSTDVLIAIKLKEENKAFRVEKYEHSYPHCWRTDKPVLYYPLDSWFIRTTGSRERMVELNKQINWKPASTGTGRFGNWLENLVDWNLSRSRFWGTPLPIWRSEDESEEICIGSVAELKEELQKANGSGLLNEEEVKRNKEYLQKLGNGDFDLHRPYVDGIVLKGEGGNKLYRETDLIDVWFDSGSMPYAQWHYPFENKELFSKNFPADFIAEGVDQTRGWFFTLHAIAVMLFDSVAFKNVVSNGLVLDKKGNKMSKRHGNAVDPFETIEKYGADVTRWYMISNASPWDNLKFNMEGLGEVQRKFFGTLFNTYAFFALYANIDGFVYKEEEIPAADRPEIDRWIISLLNSLTEKVDGYYKDYEPTKAARAIQEFVDEHLSNWYVRLCRRRFWKGDYTHDKISAYQTLYTCLESIAQLMSPIAPFYSDRLFMDLNEVTGRRNVNSVHLTMFPPANTALIDEALEERMQLAQDISSMILSLRKKADIRVRQPLRKVLLPVLNESFREQADKVKDLILSETNVREIEYVYDTTGILVKKARPDFKKLGPKAGKQMKEVAEAISSFSKEDISRLENDGYIELVLSDRTFTVDLDEVTISSEDIPGWQVASSGGLTVALDITITEELKNEGIARELVNRIQNLRKEKGFEVTDRITVKLEEAELVKTAVKNNLAYICAEILGDSLEWARKEQLNGDTIEMEDQDIRIEILKSHE, from the coding sequence TTGCCATACAAAGAATACAGACTGCTAGATTTACCTGGGGTAGGAAAAGAAGTATTAGCATATTGGGAAAAAAACGGCATCTTCGAACAAAGCATTCGTTCGAGGCCGGAGGATAAATCGTTCACCTTTTATGAAGGCCCTCCTTCCGCCAACGGTATTCCGGGTATCCACCATGTAATGGCTCGCGCTATTAAAGACATCTTTTGCCGGTATAAAACCCTCCGGGGATTCCGTGTGGAGCGCAAAGGTGGCTGGGATACGCACGGGCTTCCTATTGAGCTGGCTGTTGAAAAGGCGCTGGGCATTACCAAAGAAGATATTGGGGTGAAACTTTCCGTGGAGGAGTATAACCAGGCCTGCCGCAAGGAAGTCATGAAATATACGGATGTCTGGAATGACCTTACCCGGAAGATGGGCTACTGGGTGGACCTGGATAATCCCTATATCACCTACGAAAACAAATACATTGAAACGCTCTGGTATTTGCTGAAAGAACTGCACCGGAAAAATTATCTCTACAAGGGATATACGGTTCAGCCCTATTCTCCGGCTGCCGGCACCGGCCTCAGCTCCCATGAATTGAACCAGCCCGGCACCTATAAAATGGTAAAGGACACAACGGTTGTGGCACAGTTCAAGCTGAAGTATGAAGATATTTCCTCCTGGCTGTTCGAATCGGCGGAGGAGCCTGTTTACTTTCTGGCATGGACCACCACGCCCTGGACGCTTCCATCCAACTGCGCCCTGGCGGTAGGCCGGAAGATCGGTTATGTAAAAGTAAAGACCGTTAATCCCTACACCAACCTCCCGGTGAGCGTGATCCTTGCCCGGGACCTGCTGGGCAGCTTTTTCAGGAAAGAAGATGAAGGCGTCCCCGAAGAATACCGCCCCGGCGATAAGCATATACCCTGGCAGCAAGCGGCCGGGTTTAGCGGCGAACAGTTACTGGGTATTCATTATGAACAATTGCTGCCTTATGTAAGCTCCCCTGAGCTGGAAGAACATGCATTCAGGGTGATTCCCGGCGATTTCGTCACTACTGAAGACGGGACAGGCATTGTTCATACGGCATCTGTCTTCGGGGCCGACGACTTCCGGGTATGCCGTGAGAACGGGGTGCCTTCCGTCATGGTTCGGGATGAGAACGGGAAAGAAGCTCCCCTGGTAACCAGGCAGGGGAAATTTGTGAAGGAAGTCGTTGATTTCGCCGGGATGTACGTTCGCGAAGAATTTTATACCGCGGAGGAGCGTCACGCACCCGGCTTCAAATCAACGGATGTATTGATCGCCATTAAATTAAAGGAAGAGAACAAGGCCTTCCGGGTAGAGAAATACGAACACTCATATCCCCATTGCTGGCGTACTGACAAGCCGGTATTGTATTACCCTCTTGATTCCTGGTTTATCCGTACCACCGGTTCCAGGGAGCGTATGGTGGAGCTGAACAAGCAAATCAACTGGAAACCTGCTTCTACAGGCACCGGCCGTTTCGGAAACTGGCTGGAGAACCTGGTTGACTGGAATCTTTCCCGTTCCCGTTTCTGGGGAACGCCCCTGCCTATCTGGCGGAGCGAAGACGAAAGCGAAGAAATTTGCATTGGTTCAGTAGCTGAACTGAAGGAAGAATTGCAGAAAGCGAATGGAAGCGGGCTGCTGAACGAAGAAGAAGTAAAAAGAAATAAGGAGTACCTTCAAAAGCTGGGAAACGGCGATTTCGACCTTCACCGTCCTTATGTAGACGGGATCGTGCTGAAAGGCGAAGGCGGGAATAAACTGTACCGGGAAACGGACCTCATCGACGTTTGGTTTGATTCCGGTTCCATGCCCTATGCACAATGGCATTATCCTTTTGAGAATAAGGAGCTTTTCAGCAAGAATTTCCCGGCTGACTTTATTGCCGAAGGGGTGGACCAGACCCGCGGATGGTTTTTTACCCTGCATGCCATTGCCGTCATGCTGTTTGATTCAGTGGCTTTTAAAAACGTAGTCTCCAACGGGCTGGTCCTGGACAAAAAAGGGAACAAAATGTCCAAGCGTCATGGAAATGCCGTGGATCCGTTTGAAACGATAGAAAAGTATGGCGCTGATGTAACGCGCTGGTACATGATCTCCAATGCTTCGCCCTGGGACAATCTGAAATTCAATATGGAAGGCCTGGGTGAGGTACAGCGAAAGTTTTTCGGAACGCTGTTCAATACCTATGCCTTCTTCGCACTGTACGCCAATATAGACGGTTTTGTGTACAAGGAAGAGGAGATCCCCGCCGCTGACCGCCCGGAAATAGACCGGTGGATCATTTCCCTCCTGAATTCCCTCACGGAAAAGGTAGACGGGTATTACAAAGATTACGAACCTACCAAAGCCGCGCGGGCTATCCAGGAATTCGTGGATGAGCATCTCAGCAATTGGTACGTACGGCTTTGCCGGCGCCGTTTCTGGAAAGGAGATTATACGCATGATAAGATCTCAGCTTACCAGACGCTGTATACCTGCCTGGAGAGCATTGCACAGCTCATGTCTCCCATCGCGCCCTTTTACAGCGATCGGTTGTTTATGGACCTCAACGAAGTAACGGGAAGGCGGAACGTAAATTCGGTACATCTGACTATGTTCCCGCCTGCGAACACAGCATTGATAGACGAAGCGCTGGAAGAGCGGATGCAGCTTGCGCAGGATATTTCTTCCATGATCCTGTCGCTGAGGAAAAAGGCCGATATCAGGGTGAGGCAACCCTTGAGAAAGGTGCTGTTGCCGGTTTTGAACGAATCGTTTCGCGAACAGGCGGATAAGGTAAAGGACCTGATCCTTTCAGAAACCAATGTCCGGGAAATAGAATATGTATATGATACTACCGGGATTCTCGTGAAGAAGGCCAGGCCCGATTTTAAGAAACTGGGCCCGAAAGCCGGAAAGCAAATGAAGGAAGTAGCGGAGGCGATCAGCAGTTTTTCAAAGGAGGATATTTCCAGGCTGGAGAACGATGGTTATATCGAATTGGTATTGAGCGACCGGACTTTCACAGTTGACCTTGACGAGGTAACAATATCTTCCGAAGATATCCCGGGCTGGCAGGTTGCTTCTTCGGGAGGACTGACGGTTGCGCTGGACATCACTATTACCGAAGAGCTTAAAAATGAGGGAATTGCAAGGGAGCTGGTGAACCGCATACAGAATCTCCGGAAAGAAAAAGGCTTTGAAGTAACCGACCGGATTACTGTGAAACTGGAGGAAGCGGAATTGGTGAAAACTGCAGTAAAGAATAATTTAGCTTATATTTGCGCCGAAATATTGGGTGATTCTTTGGAATGGGCCCGGAAGGAACAACTCAATGGTGATACCATCGAGATGGAAGATCAGGATATAAGGATTGAAATATTAAAGAGCCATGAGTAA
- a CDS encoding helix-turn-helix domain-containing protein — translation MKNTDNTIGKNIKALRQTKNWSQEQVATRLGITAPAFSKIECGFTDINYSRLKQIADLFGLSVVELITYHNQEEQKKYQSELQKLKEKLYDSEGEIITLQKKIIVLLEEKQRLEMERDRAQAAL, via the coding sequence ATGAAAAATACGGACAATACAATCGGAAAAAACATCAAGGCTTTGCGTCAGACAAAGAATTGGAGCCAGGAGCAGGTCGCAACAAGGTTGGGAATCACAGCTCCGGCGTTTTCAAAAATCGAGTGCGGTTTTACTGACATCAACTATTCAAGGTTGAAACAAATCGCTGACCTTTTCGGGCTTTCTGTGGTAGAACTGATCACCTATCACAACCAGGAAGAACAAAAAAAGTATCAAAGCGAATTGCAGAAGCTCAAGGAAAAACTGTACGACAGTGAGGGCGAGATCATTACTCTTCAGAAAAAGATCATCGTTTTACTGGAAGAAAAGCAGCGGCTTGAAATGGAAAGAGATCGGGCCCAGGCCGCTCTTTAA
- the recO gene encoding DNA repair protein RecO → MLHKTRGIVLKTTGYKNSSIIAQVFTEKFGLQSYLVNGVRRPGSRIPFNVLQPLHLLDMVVYHKSTVSLQRVKDIRNEPVFLSIPLDIAKSTVSLFLCEVLYKVLRRQSGEDTALFQYLFNSLEWLDHHEGKIANFHLLFLMGLSRYLGFFPDTRNPQDAYFDLQNGHFLQNAPLHPWYIGPSLAGLWRQLSQGSYGQLTGLKISGEERKLLLRSLLEYYALHLEGFGQVRSYEILQELFA, encoded by the coding sequence ATGCTGCATAAAACCAGGGGTATTGTATTAAAAACCACCGGATATAAGAATAGCAGTATAATTGCCCAGGTATTTACCGAGAAGTTCGGATTGCAGTCTTATCTTGTAAACGGAGTACGAAGGCCCGGGAGCAGGATTCCTTTTAATGTGCTTCAGCCGCTTCACCTGCTGGACATGGTGGTTTACCATAAAAGCACGGTTTCCCTGCAGCGCGTAAAAGATATCAGGAACGAGCCTGTTTTCCTGAGCATACCCCTTGATATTGCTAAAAGTACCGTTTCGCTGTTTTTATGCGAGGTACTGTATAAGGTATTGCGGCGACAGTCGGGTGAAGACACCGCCCTGTTTCAGTACCTTTTCAATTCCCTGGAATGGCTGGATCATCACGAAGGGAAGATCGCAAACTTTCACTTACTGTTCCTGATGGGCCTTAGCCGTTACCTGGGCTTCTTTCCCGATACGCGGAACCCGCAGGACGCCTATTTTGATCTGCAGAACGGACATTTTCTGCAAAATGCTCCACTGCATCCCTGGTACATTGGCCCTTCGCTGGCGGGTCTCTGGAGACAGCTGAGCCAGGGCAGTTATGGCCAGCTTACCGGGTTAAAGATCAGCGGGGAAGAACGAAAGCTACTGCTTCGCAGCCTACTGGAATATTATGCTCTCCATCTGGAAGGCTTCGGGCAAGTTCGCTCCTATGAAATATTACAGGAATTATTCGCCTGA
- a CDS encoding GlxA family transcriptional regulator, whose translation MSARKISILVLNEAVPASIVDPSYMFSAVNQFFKEAGKGPAFEIQLVGLSRDVPLNRGAFSVRADALLDEVEKTDLVIVPALSGDIGTNLELNKDFIPWIVRQHANGAEVASLCLGAFLLAATGLLNGKECSTHWLFADEFRRMFPEVRLVDGRIISDEQGLYSSGGASSYWNLLLHIIEKYTDRTIAIRASKFFAIEIDRKTQSPFIMFQGQKKHEDEPIKQAQDFIENNVGERISVEDLALKYAIGRRHFERRFKKATNNTPVEYIQRVKIEAAKKLLENSAKNVTEVMYEVGYTDVKAFRTIFRRITGLSPMVYRNKYNRMAAV comes from the coding sequence ATGAGCGCCAGGAAGATATCCATATTGGTCCTTAATGAAGCGGTCCCCGCGAGCATCGTGGACCCTTCTTATATGTTTTCGGCCGTAAACCAGTTCTTTAAGGAAGCTGGCAAAGGCCCCGCCTTCGAAATCCAGCTGGTAGGGCTTTCCCGGGATGTTCCCCTGAACAGGGGAGCCTTTAGCGTTCGCGCGGATGCCCTTCTCGATGAAGTGGAAAAAACCGACCTGGTGATCGTACCTGCCCTGAGCGGCGATATCGGAACAAACCTGGAACTGAACAAAGATTTTATTCCCTGGATCGTACGGCAACACGCGAATGGGGCTGAAGTGGCCAGCCTGTGCCTCGGGGCCTTCCTGCTGGCCGCTACAGGTTTGCTGAACGGCAAGGAATGTTCTACCCACTGGTTATTCGCGGATGAATTCAGGCGCATGTTTCCCGAGGTGCGCCTCGTGGACGGCCGGATCATTTCGGACGAACAGGGGCTGTATTCCAGCGGCGGCGCCAGTTCTTACTGGAACCTGCTGTTGCATATCATTGAAAAATACACCGACCGGACCATCGCTATCCGCGCCTCCAAATTTTTCGCGATCGAAATAGACCGCAAGACCCAGTCGCCCTTTATCATGTTCCAGGGACAGAAGAAACATGAAGACGAGCCAATAAAGCAGGCGCAGGATTTCATTGAAAATAATGTAGGGGAGCGGATATCCGTCGAAGACCTGGCGCTGAAATATGCGATCGGTCGAAGGCACTTTGAAAGGAGATTCAAGAAAGCGACCAATAACACCCCTGTTGAATACATTCAGCGGGTAAAGATCGAAGCGGCCAAAAAATTGCTGGAAAACAGCGCTAAGAATGTGACGGAAGTAATGTATGAAGTGGGTTACACGGACGTGAAGGCTTTCAGGACCATTTTCAGGAGAATAACTGGCTTATCTCCCATGGTGTACCGCAATAAATACAACCGGATGGCCGCGGTTTAA
- a CDS encoding dihydrofolate reductase family protein → MRKLVASINLTLDGFMAGPRCELDWHFRHWTEDMAGITGRELSKADTILLGRITYEGMAAYWSSAFADLSFPRGDLAIAEMMNNHTKVVFSRSLVKTGWRNARLAGKNIRREISMLKRSGAAGNKNIILFGSGTLASTLMQLGLIDEYLLWIHPVILGQGKLLFKDSISQQLRLTASETFSSGVVLLRYEIQHQPELVFDNMPLSG, encoded by the coding sequence ATGCGAAAATTAGTTGCATCGATAAATCTGACACTTGATGGTTTTATGGCAGGCCCGCGCTGCGAACTCGACTGGCATTTCCGCCACTGGACGGAAGATATGGCCGGGATCACCGGCCGGGAGCTGAGCAAAGCGGATACGATCTTACTGGGCAGGATCACTTATGAAGGAATGGCCGCTTATTGGTCATCGGCCTTTGCGGACCTCTCCTTCCCGAGAGGAGACCTTGCCATCGCCGAAATGATGAATAATCATACAAAAGTTGTCTTCTCCAGGTCACTGGTTAAAACCGGCTGGAGGAATGCGCGCCTGGCCGGGAAAAATATACGCCGGGAAATTTCCATGCTAAAACGCTCCGGCGCCGCCGGAAATAAAAACATCATCCTCTTCGGCAGCGGCACCCTGGCATCCACCCTGATGCAATTGGGCCTGATCGACGAATACCTGCTTTGGATCCACCCGGTGATCCTGGGCCAGGGCAAGCTCCTCTTCAAAGACTCCATTTCACAGCAACTCCGCCTGACCGCCTCGGAAACCTTTAGTTCCGGCGTCGTTCTGCTTCGCTATGAAATACAGCATCAGCCTGAACTCGTTTTTGATAATATGCCGCTCTCCGGCTGA